In Drosophila santomea strain STO CAGO 1482 chromosome 3L, Prin_Dsan_1.1, whole genome shotgun sequence, a single window of DNA contains:
- the LOC120450106 gene encoding uncharacterized protein LOC120450106: protein MRITQLLYISGMVIASIEAVEYLIRFETKKAKCLNPPRTARKVESVIRECQDEVRNKLVNGGPSHYPLPYQVLYGFGSHIEAYEILKEQVAHNQPPIDPNDDSIDFIWPSAPAGSSVDHRPNISQYEYIVYDEPEPQRHVARLMRNIRRLDVASSGIYHPTLVPLEDKRIAGCLLHCVYAKNNAIDQKGWPTLDGLVHFYSEGVHEHGFFMATLRSVNLCLRSMTARYGVNRKELPKKGESCDLAFDVFDCISDQITGYCLDQYSRY from the exons ATGAGGATTACACAACTATTATACATCTCGGGCATGGTTATCGCATCGATCGAGGCTGTGGAATATCTAATTCGCTTCGAGACGAAAAAGGCCAAGTGCTTGAATCCACCCAGAACGGCCAGGAAAGTGGAGTCCGTCATAAGGGAGTGCCAGGATGAGGTCCGCAACAAGTTGGTTAACGGTGGGCCCTCACATTATCCTTTGCCATATCAAGTACTCTACGGTTTCGGTTCCCATATAGAGGCCTATGAGATTCTCAAGGAGCAGGTGGCTCACAATCAGCCGCCCATCGATCCAAACGATGACTCCATCGACTTCATCTGGCCTTCTGCGCCTGCGGGCTCATCCGTGGACCATCGGCCCAACATCAGCCAGTACGAGTATATAGTCTACGATGAACCCGAGCCACAACGCCATGTGGCCAGATTGATGAGGAATATCCGACGTCTGGATGTGGCCAGTTCGGGCATATATCATCCCACTTTGGTGCCGCTGGAAGACAAACGCATTGCGGGG TGCCTGCTGCACTGCGTCTATGCCAAAAATAACGCCATCGATCAGAAGGGCTGGCCCACCTTGGACGGCCTGGTCCACTTCTACTCCGAGGGAGTGCACGAGCACGGATTCTTCATGGCCACCTTGCGGTCCGTGAATCTCTGCCTGCGGTCAATGACCGCCCGCTACGGAGTTAATCGCAAGGAGCTGCCCAAGAAAGGTGAAAGCTGCGATCTGGCGTTCGATGTCTTCGACTGTATTTCGGACCAAATTACCGGCTACTGTCTGGATCAATACAGCAGATATTAG
- the LOC120450103 gene encoding fibroin heavy chain, with protein MMLHLHRHANLLLFLCAFLGYFAHPARADVEYNTINEDGSFQFRHANDDIGGYYHSASGTPDNTVRGRYGSRSPASGQIEETVYTAGPRGFRVNGPKIHRKMDLAQYPVLPRGSPDDPLADPFDDPSYSFSFRTPDQSRSEENDSGNRIRGLYSYLDDVGERHSVRYAAGAGTGFEISNAVPDSPSVVAYSSPLYKSHPKARGKMSVQRGPAGSYKLIASGSDHRRAESRAPDGLVRGTYSFLDDKGVQRTVEYIAGAGIGYRVVQNRIGPGTHINPSVADFRLADPDFRLANDFGRGAGGGLGPKAGGGGGGSGSGSGSVGASGSVSGAGGAGRGRTPSRPGGKDFLKPADGARDRNRGEGDAGGADEDLGPHANDHGDDVGLSSSSSGSTSFNGKEDRRGFPAGSPQRGSTRYDGGGDSSQRGGSGGSTRNNVSGSRNRNRFGGGGGGSASSERGAGRGDAAGGGGSRRGGGGGAGASSEGDSGLGYLPPTGGSGTSAISGPGDNYHLNDDDVGSSLPPLVTANHRILEIDRDREWVQRHRDSTVIKNVGKWYVGLPPGQSVRAHVQNIDIIPLGGRIGLSPSEALRQDEIAELNASREH; from the exons ATGATGCTGCATCTACATCGGCACGCGAATCTCCTCCTGTTTCTCTGCGCATTTCTGGGATACTTTGCGCATCCTGCGAGAGCCGACGTCGAGTACAATACCATCAACGAGGATGGATCTTTTCAGTTTCG ACATGCAAATGATGACATTGGCGGCTACTATCACAGCGCCTCGGGCACTCCGGACAACACGGTGCGAGGTCGCTACGGTTCGCGGAGTCCGGCGAGCGGCCAGATCGAGGAGACGGTCTACACGGCCGGACCACGTGG ATTTCGCGTGAACGGACCGAAAATCCATCGGAAAATGGACCTGGCCCAGTATCCGGTTCTGCCGCGTGGAAGTCCGGACGATCCGCTGGCCGATCCCTTTGACGATCCATCCTACAGCTTCAGTTTCCGCACTCCGGATCAGTCGCGCAGCGAAGAGAATGATTCAGGAAATAGGATAAGGG GATTGTACTCCTATTTGGACGATGTGGGCGAGCGGCACAGTGTTCGCTATGCAGCAGGAGCCGGAACCGGATTCGAGATCTCCAACGCAGTGCCGGACAGCCCATCAGTCGTGGCTTACTCCAGTCCTCTGTACAAGTCGCATCCCAAAGCGCGTGGCAAGATGTCTGTGCAAAGAGGACCGGCTGGGAGTTACAAGCTGATAGCCTCCGGTTCGGATCACCGACGGGCAGAGAGTCGAGCCCCCGATGGCCTGGTGAGGGGTACCTACTCCTTCCTGGACGACAAGGGCGTGCAGCGGACCGTGGAGTATATAGCTGGAGCAGGAATTGGCTACCGGGTGGTTCAAAACCGGATTGGTCCTGGAACGCATATAAATCCCTCTGTGGCTGATTTCCGTCTGGCAGATCCGGACTTCCGACTGGCTAATGATTTCGGCAGGGGTGCAGGTGGTGGCTTAGGTCCCAAGgcaggtggaggtggaggtggatcTGGTAGTGGAAGTGGTTCAGTGGGAGCTTCAGGTTCAGTTTCAGGGGCTGGTGGAGCGGGAAGAGGTCGTACTCCCAGCAGACCCGGGGGCAAAGATTTTCTGAAGCCGGCTGACGGGGCCAGAGATAGGAATCGTGGAGAGGGTGATGCAGGTGGAGCTGATGAAGACCTGGGACCCCATGCTAATGACCACGGGGATGACGTTGGGCTTAGCAGTAGCTCCTCAGGTTCCACGAGTTTTAATGGCAAGGAAGATCGGAGAGGGTTCCCCGCGGGGAGTCCCCAACGGGGCAGTACTAGATACGATGGCGGAGGTGATAGCTCGCAGAGAGGAGGTTCAGGTGGCTCCACGAGGAACAATGTAAGTGGATCTCGAAACAGAAACCGAttcggcggcggtggtggaggaAGTGCGTCCTCTGAGAGGGGCGCAGGAAGGGGAGACGCTGCAGGTGGAGGAGGCAGTCGCcgaggtggaggaggtggagccGGAGCCTCCAGCGAAGGCGACTCCGGCCTGGGCTACCTGCCGCCCACAGGTGGATCAGGCACTAGTGCCATCAGCGGACCCGGGGACAATTACCACCTCAACGACGACGATGTGGGCAGTTCACTGCCCCCACTGGTCACCGCCAATCACCGAATTCTGGAGATCGACAGGGATCGGGAGTGGGTGCAGCGACACCGCGACTCCACCGTGATCAAGAACGTGGGTAAATGGTACGTGGGTCTGCCGCCAGGTCAAAGTGTGCGTGCCCATGTGCAGAACATCGACATCATACCCTTGGGCGGAAGGATCGGTCTCTCGCCGTCGGAGGCACTGCGTCAGGATGAGATCGCCGAGCTGAATGCCTCAAGGGAGCACTAA
- the LOC120450104 gene encoding uncharacterized protein LOC120450104, whose product MLVLGIAWLAVSCAQGAQVYMQFNGHGYSYNTDGDRLDRSVVSPSFGASSLDSFGPLNFVQQALRTRHTPLPRISYNPAHDNLAEATSLLSRGYQVAPTNLLKPLQSHRNFDFSTDQMSHAQHTDEAGNVLGKYSYYDEAGYHELSYKAGAGIGFVVMGGNLAKATAAEPHSEIEIGNGIQTNALTSLQELHKYRGYT is encoded by the coding sequence ATGCTGGTGCTTGGGATTGCATGGCTGGCAGTTTCCTGTGCTCAAGGAGCGCAAGTGTACATGCAGTTCAATGGACATGGGTACTCCTACAACACGGATGGCGATAGATTGGACAGGAGTGTCGTTTCCCCCAGCTTTGGGGCATCTTCTCTGGATTCCTTTGGGCCACTGAACTTTGTGCAGCAGGCCTTGAGGACAAGGCACACTCCACTTCCCAGGATTTCCTACAATCCTGCACACGATAATCTGGCAGAGGCAACTTCCTTGCTGAGTAGAGGCTACCAAGTAGCACCGACCAATCTACTGAAGCCGCTGCAAAGCCACCGAAACTTTGATTTCAGCACCGACCAGATGTCGCATGCCCAGCACACCGATGAGGCGGGAAATGTGTTGGGCAAGTACTCCTACTACGATGAGGCTGGCTACCATGAGCTGAGCTACAAGGCGGGCGCCGGCATCGGATTCGTGGTCATGGGTGGCAATTTGGCCAAGGCCACCGCCGCTGAACCGCACTCGGAAATAGAAATCGGAAACGGAATCCAAACAAATGCCTTGACAAGCCTGCAAGAGTTGCATAAATATCGTGGCTACAcgtaa